In one window of Thermodesulfobacteriota bacterium DNA:
- the pilV gene encoding type IV pilus modification protein PilV — protein MKTFPHDKGFTLVEVLIAMTILSIGILGIAGLAGTAVRAASFSESMTQANNLAQQKLEELLSVDYRNLHVTDTAATMAPLRRNCTLTTSSSSRPVYTCTPVDPIIQLEGKRFNWSYTVAFIDLDGSGEANQNRDGLKRLDITVTWTDSLWRSTKSLTLTTMRTRG, from the coding sequence ATGAAGACTTTTCCTCACGACAAGGGGTTTACGCTGGTCGAGGTGCTTATCGCGATGACGATACTCTCGATAGGCATACTGGGCATAGCCGGGCTTGCAGGCACGGCCGTAAGGGCCGCGAGCTTCAGCGAGTCCATGACGCAGGCGAACAACCTGGCGCAGCAGAAGCTGGAGGAGCTGCTGTCGGTCGATTACAGGAACCTCCATGTAACGGACACGGCGGCCACAATGGCTCCTTTAAGGAGGAACTGCACCCTCACGACCTCCTCGTCCAGCAGGCCGGTCTACACCTGCACTCCGGTAGACCCGATTATCCAGCTTGAGGGCAAGCGCTTCAACTGGTCGTATACGGTAGCCTTCATCGACCTCGACGGCAGCGGCGAGGCGAACCAGAACCGTGACGGGCTCAAGAGGCTGGACATCACGGTCACGTGGACGGACAGCCTGTGGAGGAGCACGAAAAGCCTGACGCTTACAACCATGAGGACGAGGGGATGA
- the pilO gene encoding type 4a pilus biogenesis protein PilO, with amino-acid sequence MAFPIKINIDSVLKLPLSKRILILAGVNLAVAGLMYWFLIGPKYAKVAELDSELSALTVKLNESRQIAADIPKYLKEKEEMEEKLAAAVAQLPNAKEIPDLIDGISGAGVQAGLKILLFKPDKEVEKGFYAEVPVKMTVEGRYESLYDFSFKIGNLPRIVNLGSLEVVSQGHKNRVPVLKTDLVATTFRFLPGDAAAAVQEEEGDRKKGDRKK; translated from the coding sequence ATGGCCTTTCCGATCAAGATAAACATCGACTCTGTATTAAAGCTCCCTCTCTCGAAGAGGATACTCATACTCGCGGGCGTGAACCTGGCCGTGGCCGGGCTTATGTACTGGTTCCTCATCGGCCCCAAGTACGCAAAGGTTGCTGAGCTTGACTCGGAACTTTCGGCGCTTACGGTCAAGCTCAACGAGAGCAGGCAGATCGCGGCGGACATACCGAAATACCTGAAGGAGAAGGAAGAGATGGAGGAGAAGCTCGCGGCAGCCGTCGCGCAGCTTCCGAACGCGAAGGAGATACCCGACCTCATCGACGGCATAAGCGGGGCCGGCGTCCAGGCCGGGCTGAAGATACTGCTCTTCAAGCCCGACAAGGAAGTCGAGAAGGGCTTCTACGCCGAGGTCCCGGTGAAGATGACGGTCGAGGGCAGGTACGAAAGCCTCTATGACTTCAGCTTCAAGATAGGGAACCTTCCGAGGATAGTGAACCTCGGAAGCCTCGAGGTCGTCTCCCAGGGACATAAAAACCGCGTGCCCGTCCTGAAAACGGACCTGGTCGCGACTACCTTCAGGTTCCTCCCCGGGGATGCAGCCGCGGCAGTGCAGGAGGAAGAGGGAGACCGGAAAAAAGGAGACCGGAAAAAATAA
- a CDS encoding sigma-54 dependent transcriptional regulator: protein MRILIIDDEESMRHMLSVILKKEGYDTVSARDAQAGLALLEKDDFDFILSDIRMPGMDGTGLLKAVAGKGVASPVIMMSAYGSMDSAMECMKLGAYDYISKPFKADEIVLVLRKAEERERLRRENRRLKEEAAREYDVSGIRTSDPVMGGVLGLVRKISDYSTSVLITGESGTGKELVARAIHYGGSRSGGPFVVVNCGALPGPLLESELFGHVKGAFTDAHRSKAGLFQEAEGGTIFLDEVGELPMELQVKLLRVLQEGEVRRVGDNRPVKVDARVVAATLRDLKQEISRGAFREDLFYRLNVIEVKLPPLRERQGDIPLLAEWFVEKYARKFIKPPKAISAGAMAALKAYSWPGNIRELENVIERAMILEETGTIRESSLPLLAGPEAPGSAGASGLSIKKAQETMERELIRKALDQTGNNKTKAAMLLEISHRALLYKIKSYGL from the coding sequence ATGAGGATACTCATAATCGACGACGAGGAGTCGATGCGCCACATGCTTTCCGTCATCCTCAAGAAAGAGGGCTATGATACGGTCTCGGCCCGTGACGCCCAAGCCGGGCTTGCGCTCCTTGAAAAGGACGACTTCGATTTCATTCTCTCGGACATACGGATGCCCGGCATGGACGGGACCGGGCTCTTGAAGGCCGTGGCCGGCAAGGGCGTCGCCTCTCCGGTCATAATGATGAGCGCCTACGGCTCGATGGACTCGGCGATGGAGTGCATGAAGCTCGGGGCCTACGACTACATATCCAAGCCCTTCAAGGCCGACGAGATAGTTCTCGTATTGAGGAAGGCCGAGGAGAGGGAGAGGCTCCGCAGGGAGAACAGGAGGCTCAAGGAAGAGGCCGCGAGGGAGTATGACGTGTCCGGCATAAGGACCTCCGACCCCGTTATGGGCGGGGTGCTCGGCCTCGTACGCAAGATATCGGACTATTCGACCTCGGTCCTTATTACTGGCGAGAGCGGCACCGGCAAGGAGCTTGTGGCCCGCGCGATACACTACGGCGGCAGCCGCTCGGGCGGGCCTTTCGTGGTCGTCAACTGCGGGGCCCTCCCGGGGCCGCTCCTTGAAAGCGAGCTCTTCGGCCATGTGAAGGGCGCGTTCACCGACGCCCACAGGAGCAAGGCCGGGCTTTTCCAGGAGGCCGAAGGCGGCACAATCTTCCTCGACGAGGTCGGCGAGCTGCCGATGGAGCTCCAGGTAAAGCTGCTGCGCGTTCTACAGGAAGGCGAGGTGAGGAGGGTAGGCGACAACAGGCCGGTGAAGGTAGACGCAAGGGTCGTCGCCGCCACTTTAAGGGACTTGAAGCAGGAGATATCGAGGGGCGCTTTCAGGGAAGACCTTTTCTACAGGCTGAACGTCATAGAGGTCAAATTGCCGCCACTCAGGGAGCGTCAGGGCGACATACCGCTCCTTGCCGAATGGTTCGTCGAGAAGTATGCGCGGAAATTCATAAAGCCGCCCAAGGCGATTTCCGCCGGGGCAATGGCGGCGCTTAAGGCGTATTCCTGGCCCGGCAACATAAGGGAGCTCGAGAACGTCATAGAGCGGGCCATGATACTCGAAGAGACCGGGACCATCAGGGAGTCGTCCCTCCCGTTGCTTGCCGGACCAGAGGCCCCAGGGAGCGCCGGAGCTTCCGGCCTCTCCATCAAGAAGGCCCAGGAAACGATGGAAAGGGAGCTTATAAGGAAGGCGCTCGACCAGACCGGGAATAACAAGACAAAGGCCGCCATGCTCCTCGAAATCAGCCACAGGGCCCTCCTTTACAAGATAAAAAGTTATGGACTATGA
- a CDS encoding PilN domain-containing protein codes for MIRINLLPVRAAKKKESIRLQLTVAGLATFFVAAVSIAVYIVAAAEAGGLQDQITSGNQELNQLTKKIGELSKIKEQKRIVEEKLAIINQLESDRTGPVRLLRNISEAIPQRAWVKTLRDKDYQISIEGYASDDEVVAEFMRGLERAGIGKVELEVAKRETEKESGSEVVSFVIRLEKERPEREMKADAKGMDKGKAAGRKPAAREKK; via the coding sequence ATGATACGCATAAACCTGTTGCCCGTAAGGGCCGCCAAGAAAAAAGAGTCCATACGCCTCCAGCTCACGGTAGCCGGGCTGGCCACCTTCTTCGTCGCAGCCGTCTCGATAGCCGTTTACATCGTCGCCGCAGCCGAGGCGGGCGGGCTTCAGGACCAGATAACCTCCGGCAACCAGGAGCTCAACCAGCTCACGAAGAAGATAGGCGAGCTTTCAAAGATAAAGGAGCAGAAGAGGATAGTAGAGGAAAAGCTCGCAATAATAAACCAGCTTGAGTCCGACAGGACGGGCCCGGTAAGGCTCCTGAGGAACATAAGCGAGGCCATCCCGCAGAGGGCCTGGGTCAAGACGCTCAGGGACAAGGACTACCAGATCTCCATAGAGGGATACGCGTCAGACGACGAGGTGGTCGCGGAGTTCATGAGGGGGCTTGAGAGGGCGGGAATCGGCAAGGTCGAGCTCGAGGTGGCCAAGAGGGAGACGGAAAAGGAGTCCGGCTCCGAGGTGGTGAGCTTCGTTATCCGCCTGGAAAAGGAAAGGCCCGAGAGGGAGATGAAGGCCGACGCAAAAGGAATGGATAAAGGCAAGGCGGCCGGCAGGAAACCCGCGGCCAGGGAGAAAAAATAA
- the pilM gene encoding type IV pilus assembly protein PilM produces the protein MNFSFSKKKDAVAFDIGSNSIKLVQMNRTKKGWELVKMGMAKLPPEAIVDGSIIDSMTVTNTLRELAKEHGVKVKDAVSSLTGHSVIIKKVSFPAMTEDELADSIQWEAEQYIPFPISDVNIDFQILGTDAEGRGQMDVMLVAVKRDVINDYTNVIKEAGLNPVVIDVDSFALENMMEVNYPLAPGENIAMVNIGASITSISVILGGITIFTRSIPMGGNQFTEEIQRQLNISFKDAEDLKTGAREPSEQEATELAAALESVSTNLAFEVKRSLDFFLGGAHGSYISKIFLSGGGSRVAGLQNLMQEKTSVPVEPVDPFKGIEANPKHFGPEALKEAAPLFGVAVGLATRRFADR, from the coding sequence ATGAACTTTTCCTTCAGCAAGAAAAAGGACGCCGTGGCATTCGACATCGGCTCCAATTCAATAAAACTTGTGCAGATGAACCGCACCAAGAAGGGCTGGGAGCTCGTGAAGATGGGCATGGCCAAGCTTCCTCCAGAGGCCATTGTCGACGGCTCCATCATCGATTCCATGACCGTCACCAACACGCTCCGCGAGCTCGCGAAGGAGCACGGCGTGAAGGTGAAGGACGCGGTCTCGTCGCTCACCGGCCATTCCGTCATCATAAAGAAGGTCAGCTTCCCGGCAATGACCGAGGACGAGCTGGCGGACTCCATCCAGTGGGAGGCCGAGCAGTACATCCCGTTCCCCATAAGCGACGTCAACATCGACTTCCAGATACTCGGGACCGACGCCGAGGGCAGGGGGCAGATGGACGTCATGCTCGTGGCGGTAAAGCGCGACGTCATAAACGACTACACCAATGTCATAAAGGAGGCCGGCCTGAACCCGGTCGTGATAGACGTGGACTCCTTCGCCCTCGAGAACATGATGGAGGTGAACTACCCGCTCGCTCCCGGCGAGAACATCGCCATGGTCAACATAGGGGCGAGCATCACGAGCATAAGCGTGATACTCGGCGGCATCACCATATTCACCAGGTCCATCCCCATGGGCGGCAACCAGTTCACCGAAGAGATACAGAGGCAGCTTAACATAAGCTTCAAGGACGCCGAGGACCTGAAGACCGGGGCCAGGGAGCCGTCCGAGCAGGAGGCAACTGAGCTCGCGGCGGCGCTGGAATCGGTCTCCACCAACCTCGCGTTCGAGGTCAAGAGGTCGCTCGATTTCTTCCTCGGCGGGGCGCACGGCTCCTATATCAGCAAGATATTCCTTTCCGGCGGAGGCTCCAGGGTCGCGGGCCTGCAGAACCTGATGCAGGAGAAGACCTCGGTCCCCGTAGAGCCGGTCGACCCGTTCAAGGGCATCGAGGCCAACCCGAAGCATTTCGGCCCCGAGGCGCTCAAGGAGGCCGCGCCGCTCTTCGGCGTGGCTGTCGGACTCGCCACACGGAGGTTCGCCGACAGATGA
- a CDS encoding prepilin-type N-terminal cleavage/methylation domain-containing protein, with amino-acid sequence MCIQREKGFSLVEVLVVIALIGIMLGIGGPAVISQMSHIKFTRAVRDVATELNAARLKAIAESKPMQVAFSGATYRLKECNSPPCADDEWTDYPTRGARELGTGATITAPGSTFTVAFFANGTATATLICMRNASDAGDQMGISITGTTGLIKVTTGCTT; translated from the coding sequence ATGTGCATTCAGCGGGAGAAAGGTTTCTCGCTCGTAGAGGTCCTGGTGGTCATTGCCCTCATCGGCATCATGCTGGGCATAGGCGGCCCTGCGGTCATCTCTCAGATGTCGCACATAAAATTCACCAGGGCCGTAAGGGACGTCGCCACCGAGCTCAACGCGGCGAGGCTCAAGGCAATAGCGGAGAGCAAGCCCATGCAGGTCGCTTTCTCCGGGGCGACTTACAGGCTCAAGGAATGCAACTCGCCGCCGTGCGCCGACGACGAATGGACCGATTACCCGACAAGGGGGGCTCGCGAACTCGGGACCGGGGCGACCATAACGGCGCCGGGCTCAACCTTCACCGTCGCTTTCTTCGCTAACGGCACCGCGACCGCGACGCTCATCTGCATGAGGAACGCGTCTGACGCGGGCGACCAGATGGGCATAAGCATTACTGGCACGACAGGCCTTATCAAAGTGACTACGGGATGCACGACATGA
- a CDS encoding helix-turn-helix domain-containing protein has translation MTRNNLKKIREGMLLSKSELARKAGVSPLTIDRIERGYPCRLETKRKLICALGLKVSDKGKIFLD, from the coding sequence ATGACGAGAAATAATCTAAAGAAGATACGTGAGGGCATGCTCCTCAGCAAATCCGAACTTGCCAGGAAGGCGGGGGTCTCCCCGCTTACAATAGACAGGATAGAGAGAGGATACCCTTGCAGGCTCGAGACGAAACGGAAGCTCATATGCGCGCTGGGCCTCAAGGTCTCCGACAAGGGCAAGATATTCCTGGACTGA
- a CDS encoding PilX N-terminal domain-containing pilus assembly protein has protein sequence MNNMIKQAGRDERGFILVLALVTMLAMTIIGLSVIMNMTTDMQLSRNERDAKMAFQLAEAGVHEAMSRFRLASGNARYTGESAADAGYRDLATWNSDGSKDFSSGNGNADRRSADSLNYNVTVEYLGEGNPEGFCDGNGVGPNTSGNHSDPNSTTWTCDNSPEEIVMYGRDFNLVDTATFVTWGKHPVYKVTSIGTSNNISRTVVAYVGASNLNTDTEFGINTNGCVNVSGGAADIGAVKQGPGCGCDPKITDGGGSCEPNKTTEDDMNTYLGEDISEIIEFANERHSCKNGTCSAPGDDIPSSGKIEGVVQDWGDYAGNTYSTMIYIDNKGGKEVSLSGNFTGRGILIVTGDLTLSGTLAYEGLIYVFGTVTLSGGGSSMNVFGGLMADSTVSVNGNIDVVYDQDTLNDVARENSKPAIILWKRL, from the coding sequence ATGAATAACATGATAAAACAGGCCGGAAGAGACGAACGGGGCTTTATCCTGGTGCTTGCGCTCGTGACCATGCTGGCCATGACCATAATCGGCCTCTCGGTCATCATGAACATGACGACGGACATGCAGCTTTCCCGTAACGAGCGGGACGCCAAGATGGCGTTCCAGCTCGCCGAGGCCGGGGTGCACGAGGCAATGTCGAGGTTCCGGCTGGCGTCAGGGAACGCGAGATACACAGGGGAGAGCGCCGCTGATGCGGGCTACAGGGACCTGGCCACATGGAACTCCGACGGGTCGAAAGACTTCAGCTCCGGGAACGGCAACGCCGACAGGAGGAGCGCGGACAGCCTTAACTACAACGTAACTGTCGAATACCTCGGCGAGGGCAACCCCGAGGGCTTCTGCGACGGCAATGGCGTGGGCCCTAACACCTCAGGCAACCATTCCGACCCTAATTCGACCACCTGGACCTGTGATAACAGCCCCGAGGAGATAGTCATGTACGGCAGGGACTTTAACCTTGTCGACACAGCCACATTCGTGACCTGGGGCAAGCATCCGGTCTACAAGGTAACTTCCATCGGTACCTCGAATAACATATCGAGGACCGTGGTGGCCTATGTGGGCGCGAGCAACCTCAATACCGATACAGAATTCGGCATAAACACCAACGGTTGCGTAAACGTGTCCGGAGGCGCCGCCGACATCGGAGCAGTAAAGCAGGGGCCGGGCTGCGGCTGCGACCCCAAGATAACCGACGGAGGCGGCTCCTGCGAGCCCAACAAAACCACCGAAGACGACATGAATACCTATCTCGGCGAGGACATATCCGAGATAATCGAGTTCGCCAACGAAAGGCACAGCTGCAAGAACGGCACCTGCAGCGCTCCGGGCGACGACATACCTTCGAGCGGCAAGATAGAGGGTGTTGTCCAGGACTGGGGAGACTACGCCGGGAATACCTATTCCACGATGATATACATAGACAACAAGGGAGGAAAAGAGGTGAGCCTTTCCGGCAACTTTACGGGAAGGGGCATACTCATCGTGACCGGCGACCTCACCTTGAGCGGCACGCTCGCCTACGAGGGGCTTATATACGTCTTCGGCACTGTGACTCTCTCCGGCGGCGGAAGCTCCATGAACGTCTTCGGCGGCCTCATGGCCGACAGCACCGTCTCGGTCAATGGAAATATCGACGTCGTATACGACCAGGACACGCTTAACGACGTCGCGAGGGAGAACTCAAAACCCGCCATAATACTCTGGAAGAGGCTGTAA
- a CDS encoding prepilin-type N-terminal cleavage/methylation domain-containing protein, giving the protein MNGRGGYSLIEVLIAIFITGVVAVSIYSLYNTFFIQSHTQDLKVEAQQNARVALNLMEREFMNAGYAACDGNVIQEATSTSIQFVYTDPEEDGSLSATAGQCLRVMYALQTLDGVQVLVRRADTGSGSGWTTGTTELVAEHVDNIVFTYYDIDGNPANTSTQAERNAIRFVSVNLVTKTKSAVQGIGAPATFMSETNIRLRNLGVGASAYDTTAPVQTTGLQVRDPGICGRLNVKWTKNTEGDIRGYKVYYGVASGSYEGVVNIPVTVLSGNEHSCTDTGSEIECTISPSNPPLANSPADGSSTTTYYLTVKAYDNALNHSDPAAEVYGNPDPSSSEFDSGADDSTLNSISPVPVTGFSGADGPSDGQVLLSWTPYDSSTNPDVTGFRIYRSTSPFTSYPIDHTASGIDWIAGEPGSGKPEVGKNATSYTDSGGLIGCRIYYYAIAPVACDTTLLTDAGGELKYANDDYDATCGDGEEPCSPGTGFAASSGSDTAPAKTTPPGAPTIDARAGWKRVALSLTQPSDADIKQTCVYTEESATYPFLSDIVNASGCYEVTHPGQLIPDSGGIFTSAELPPAQSTSFWHDSMDVESPAEPSLAETGTYSYRAVSFDNCGNGSDITGAQATTILCGEDPPSGEKPPAVTDPTVGCCAGPVTLSWTPVPSDTSSPSSVSNPYDLAGYRVIRAEDAAFTIGAQIVSGSAPFWGSTFSDSSVEEGKTYYYRIASTDCPYERGNPSDATIISHANSGYLNSVTVGPVRPGKLDRDEKTTDVQDDHREVLTGVTIAGDGSSAPTAGFTHDSVTMFLNNTSTGPITVTGVSVSWVNPAAYLREVTIGGGDSSVGATTTSLAAGLTGASGTSPYTRAVTSASLSNVTIPGLENHVPITFTFKDSGGNAIDMRDDQFLITLAATNDSTGSSCSSYLTVSELQEGVFVPLGPSVTATQQNSPINPTFGYAVPGSTGLNTVPSGSDAGIVADSGVQVAISANIAGNTTDAVTGNKVPVSSATIYYRATAKTVTTAPAGGYTAVSMSNVGGDIWSGNIPNFDGQRIWYYVVGADADGNWDRDPEIAHGAYVYDQGEFELCAVTPSAPTGLAATAVGSSVTLTWNPVTTYSSGAAVDTEEDAILYRIFRDGAQEGSDQAGTSYTDTVPLNGVYRYTVRALNSCADPGPNVSSDSNTAATCVGMSGQATISVSPTTIYRGESFTVTVVDCLALSTGYETTLQTLNVDSGFSTFYVRSGVPHTYTPPVIETGVATGTFVKTIETSASSEAGKLQTLASDTITAFYTYASPQTATVSVIVDPCANTPRAPASLSGSKSGQNMTLNWSAVSFNTDDTSITDLAGYRVYEKVCNDGAPNCTGSSIQKDWFLRTSVGPGTTSVTLSADQGNLNQRMYHFRVTAFDSCSTPNESSPSSVWYE; this is encoded by the coding sequence ATGAACGGCAGAGGGGGATACTCGCTGATCGAGGTCCTGATAGCGATATTCATAACCGGCGTGGTGGCCGTGTCTATATACTCCCTCTACAACACGTTCTTCATCCAGTCGCATACCCAGGACCTGAAGGTGGAGGCGCAGCAGAACGCCAGGGTGGCCCTGAACCTCATGGAAAGGGAGTTCATGAACGCGGGGTACGCGGCCTGCGACGGCAACGTGATCCAGGAGGCGACGTCGACATCGATACAGTTCGTCTACACCGACCCTGAGGAGGACGGGAGCCTGAGCGCCACGGCAGGTCAGTGCCTGAGGGTCATGTACGCGCTCCAGACTCTTGACGGAGTTCAGGTGTTGGTAAGAAGGGCCGATACCGGCTCAGGTAGCGGCTGGACGACCGGCACGACCGAACTCGTGGCCGAGCACGTGGACAATATCGTTTTCACCTACTATGACATCGACGGCAATCCCGCGAACACCTCAACGCAGGCCGAGAGGAACGCCATAAGGTTCGTCTCGGTGAACCTCGTGACCAAGACCAAGTCGGCTGTCCAGGGCATCGGCGCCCCTGCAACCTTCATGTCCGAGACGAATATAAGGCTCAGGAACCTGGGGGTCGGGGCCTCGGCTTACGATACTACCGCGCCAGTGCAGACGACCGGACTCCAGGTAAGGGACCCCGGCATATGCGGCAGGCTCAATGTCAAGTGGACGAAGAACACTGAAGGCGACATCAGGGGCTATAAGGTCTACTACGGCGTCGCGTCCGGCTCGTACGAGGGCGTCGTTAATATCCCCGTGACCGTCCTTTCAGGGAACGAGCACAGTTGCACGGACACCGGAAGCGAGATCGAGTGCACTATAAGCCCCTCCAACCCTCCTCTGGCAAACAGCCCCGCTGACGGGAGCTCGACCACGACATATTACCTGACGGTCAAGGCCTACGACAACGCCCTTAACCACAGCGACCCTGCTGCGGAGGTCTACGGCAACCCTGACCCGAGCAGCTCCGAGTTCGATTCGGGCGCCGACGACTCGACCCTCAACTCCATAAGTCCCGTCCCGGTCACCGGCTTTTCCGGCGCCGACGGCCCCTCTGACGGACAGGTGCTCCTGAGCTGGACCCCGTATGACAGCTCGACCAACCCCGACGTCACCGGCTTCAGGATATACAGGTCCACGTCGCCGTTCACGAGCTATCCCATAGACCATACGGCTTCGGGCATAGACTGGATAGCCGGCGAGCCGGGTAGCGGCAAGCCCGAAGTAGGCAAAAACGCCACGAGCTATACCGACTCAGGGGGCCTTATCGGCTGCCGCATCTATTACTACGCCATAGCGCCTGTAGCCTGCGATACCACACTCCTTACCGACGCCGGAGGGGAGCTCAAGTACGCAAACGACGACTATGACGCGACCTGCGGAGACGGAGAAGAGCCCTGCTCGCCCGGGACGGGCTTTGCGGCCTCCTCAGGCTCGGACACGGCACCGGCAAAGACGACCCCTCCCGGCGCGCCTACGATCGACGCCAGGGCCGGGTGGAAAAGGGTCGCGCTATCGCTTACGCAGCCCTCTGACGCGGACATAAAGCAGACATGCGTATACACCGAGGAGAGCGCAACCTACCCGTTCCTTTCCGACATCGTGAACGCGAGCGGGTGCTACGAGGTGACCCATCCCGGCCAGCTCATACCCGACTCCGGCGGCATATTCACATCGGCTGAGCTTCCGCCCGCGCAGTCCACCTCTTTCTGGCATGATTCCATGGACGTGGAGAGCCCGGCGGAGCCGTCCCTTGCCGAGACGGGCACTTATTCGTACAGGGCGGTCTCCTTCGACAACTGCGGGAACGGCTCGGACATAACCGGCGCCCAGGCAACGACCATACTCTGCGGCGAGGACCCTCCCTCTGGCGAGAAGCCCCCGGCGGTCACGGACCCGACTGTCGGGTGCTGCGCCGGGCCGGTAACGCTTTCCTGGACCCCGGTGCCGAGCGACACCTCATCGCCGTCAAGCGTATCAAACCCTTACGACCTCGCGGGCTATAGGGTAATCAGGGCCGAGGACGCGGCTTTCACCATCGGCGCGCAAATCGTCTCGGGAAGCGCTCCGTTCTGGGGCTCGACATTCAGCGACAGCAGCGTCGAGGAGGGGAAGACCTATTACTACAGGATAGCCTCCACCGACTGCCCCTATGAGAGGGGAAACCCGTCGGACGCGACGATAATAAGCCATGCGAATTCGGGCTACCTCAATTCCGTCACAGTCGGCCCCGTGAGGCCCGGAAAGCTCGACAGGGACGAGAAGACCACAGACGTGCAGGACGACCACAGGGAGGTCCTGACCGGCGTGACAATCGCCGGCGACGGGTCAAGCGCGCCCACTGCAGGTTTTACGCACGACTCGGTCACCATGTTCCTCAATAACACGAGCACCGGCCCGATTACCGTTACAGGCGTGAGCGTTTCCTGGGTGAACCCGGCTGCATATCTCAGGGAGGTGACCATAGGCGGAGGCGACAGCTCCGTTGGCGCCACTACCACGAGCCTTGCCGCCGGGCTTACCGGCGCGTCCGGGACGTCCCCGTACACCAGGGCGGTGACCAGTGCCTCGCTCTCCAACGTCACGATTCCTGGCCTTGAAAACCACGTGCCCATTACATTCACATTCAAAGACTCGGGCGGGAACGCCATTGACATGAGGGACGACCAGTTCCTCATAACCCTTGCGGCAACCAACGACTCTACAGGCTCGTCCTGCTCCTCTTACCTGACTGTTTCCGAGCTGCAGGAGGGAGTTTTCGTTCCGCTCGGCCCGAGCGTGACCGCTACACAGCAGAATAGCCCCATAAACCCCACCTTCGGCTATGCGGTGCCCGGCTCCACGGGGCTCAATACCGTCCCGTCCGGCTCGGACGCGGGAATAGTCGCGGATTCGGGCGTCCAGGTGGCCATATCCGCGAATATCGCAGGAAACACCACCGACGCGGTCACCGGAAACAAGGTGCCGGTCTCATCGGCGACGATCTATTACAGGGCGACGGCGAAAACGGTCACCACGGCTCCCGCCGGAGGCTATACCGCGGTTTCGATGTCGAACGTCGGCGGCGATATATGGTCCGGCAACATCCCCAACTTCGACGGCCAGCGCATCTGGTATTATGTCGTAGGCGCTGACGCTGACGGCAACTGGGACCGCGACCCAGAGATAGCGCACGGCGCGTATGTCTACGACCAGGGCGAGTTCGAACTATGCGCCGTTACGCCGAGCGCGCCCACAGGGCTTGCCGCCACCGCGGTCGGGTCAAGCGTCACACTGACATGGAACCCTGTAACCACTTACTCGAGCGGCGCGGCGGTGGATACGGAAGAAGATGCGATACTCTACCGGATATTCAGGGACGGCGCCCAGGAAGGCTCCGACCAGGCCGGCACGAGCTACACCGACACTGTCCCCTTGAACGGCGTATACAGGTACACCGTAAGGGCGCTCAATTCCTGCGCTGACCCGGGGCCGAACGTAAGCTCTGACTCGAATACGGCCGCGACATGCGTCGGCATGAGCGGGCAGGCGACCATAAGCGTGAGCCCCACCACGATATACAGGGGCGAGAGCTTCACGGTCACTGTAGTGGACTGCCTGGCCCTCAGCACGGGCTATGAGACGACCCTGCAGACCTTGAACGTTGACAGCGGCTTCTCGACGTTCTATGTCAGGAGCGGCGTGCCTCATACTTACACCCCGCCTGTCATTGAAACGGGTGTTGCGACCGGCACGTTCGTAAAGACGATAGAGACCTCGGCCTCTTCGGAGGCCGGGAAGCTACAGACCCTTGCGTCGGATACGATCACGGCATTCTACACCTACGCCTCGCCGCAGACAGCGACCGTGAGCGTGATTGTCGACCCGTGCGCGAATACGCCCAGGGCGCCGGCTTCCCTCTCGGGCTCGAAGAGCGGCCAGAACATGACGCTAAACTGGAGCGCGGTATCGTTCAATACCGACGACACCTCCATAACCGACCTCGCCGGCTACAGGGTCTACGAGAAGGTCTGCAATGACGGGGCCCCGAACTGCACAGGCTCCAGCATACAGAAGGACTGGTTCCTGAGGACGTCAGTCGGCCCGGGCACTACATCGGTTACCCTTAGCGCCGACCAGGGCAACCTTAACCAGAGGATGTACCATTTCAGGGTGACTGCCTTCGATTCGTGCTCCACCCCGAACGAGAGCAGCCCGTCGAGCGTGTGGTATGAATAA